The Miscanthus floridulus cultivar M001 chromosome 7, ASM1932011v1, whole genome shotgun sequence genome includes a region encoding these proteins:
- the LOC136468026 gene encoding probable voltage-gated potassium channel subunit beta codes for MQYKNLGRSGLRVSQLSYGAWVTFGNQLDVKEAKALLQACRDVGVNFFDNAEVYANGRAEEIMGQAIRDLGWRRSDVVISTKLFWGGQGPNDKGLSRKHIVEGLRGSLRRLDMDYVDVVYCHRPDASTPVEETVRAMNWVIDQGWAFYWGTSEWSAQQITEAWAVANRLDLVGPIVEQPEYNLFSRHKVESEFMPLYSTYGIGLTTWSPLASGVLTGKYSKGNVPADSRFALDNYKNLANRSLLDDTLRKVNGLKPIAAELGVSLAQLSIAWCASNPNVSSVITGATKESQIVENMKALDVIPLLTPEVLDRIEAVVQSKPKRTESYR; via the exons ATGCAGTACAAGAACCTGGGCCGGTCGGGGCTCCGCGTGAGCCAGCTCTCGTACGGCGCGTGGGTGACCTTCGGCAACCAGCTGGACGTGAAGGAGGCCAAGGCGCTGCTGCAGGCGTGCCGGGACGTGGGCGTCAACTTCTTCGACAACGCCGAGGTGTACGCCAACGGGCGCGCCGAGGAGATCATGGGGCAGGCCATCCGGGACCTGGGCTGGCGCCGCTCCGACGTCGTCATCTCCACCAAGCTCTTCTGGGGCGGCCAGGGCCCCAACGACAAGGGCCTCTCCCGGAAGCACATCGTCGAGGGCCTCCGAGGCTCGCTCCGCCGCCTCGACATGGACTACGTCGACGTCGTCTACTGCCACCGCCCCGACGCCTCCACGCCCGTCGAGGAGACGGTGCGCGCCATGAACTGGGTCATCGACCAGGGATGGGCCTTCTACTGGGGCACCTCCGAGTGGTCCGCGCAGCAGATCACCGAGGCCTGGGCCGTCGCCAACCGCCTCGACCTCGTCGGACCCATCGTCGAGCAGCCGGAGTACAACCTCTTCTCCAGGCACAAG GTTGAGTCTGAGTTCATGCCACTTTACAGCACCTATGGCATTGGTTTGACTACATGGAGTCCTCTAGCTTCAGGAGTACTAACCGGCAAATATAGCAAAGGGAATGTACCTGCTGATAGCAGGTTTGCCCTAGACAATTACAAG AACCTGGCGAATAGGTCCCTGCTTGACGACACACTTCGAAAAGTGAATGGGCTAAAACCCATCGCCGCTGAACTTGGCGTTTCGTTAGCTCAACTCTCAATTGCTTGGTGTGCATCAAACCCCAACGTCTCATCTGTGATCACTGGAGCCACCAAAGAAAGCCAG ATCGTGGAGAACATGAAGGCACTAGACGTCATTCCACTGCTGACGCCGGAGGTTCTCGACAGGATTGAGGCGGTGGTCCAAAGCAAGCCCAAACGCACCGAATCATACAGGTGA
- the LOC136468027 gene encoding auxin-responsive protein IAA10-like isoform X2, with product MRGGAGPTAAFISGEPPPAAAEEVEENSGGEEEDEEAVVGQDDDDLELGLCLGSKQQQQQPAPAPCRILTARDLQPGSLSPDSSVSSSSPAAGAGAAAPSKRAKADAASGHPQSFGVVGWPPIRTFRMNSLFNQAKENASEAGTKKPAAEADMQEDKEESKKGRVVGWVKVNMEGDIIGRKVDLNAHRSYKTLASALELMFMKPSIRLCTSSSSKSLKLLDNSSEYQLTYEDRDGDWMLVGDVPWEMFVGSVKRLKIMRTSDANGLGPRFQGAHRSTAAYTRGRT from the exons ATGAGAGGAGGAGCGGGGCCCACGGCGGCGTTCATATCCGGCGAGCCGCCtccagccgccgcggaggaggtggaggagaactccggcggcgaggaggaggacgaggaggcggtgGTGGGTCAGGACGACGACGACCTGGAGCTGGGGCTCTGCCTCGGctccaagcagcagcagcagcagccggcgccggcgccgtgtcGGATCCTCACGGCCCGGGACCTGCAGCCGGGGTCCCTGTCGCCGGATTCCTCcgtgtcctcctcctcccccgcggCAGGTGCAGGTGCCGCGGCGCCCAGCAAGAGGGCCAAGGCGGATGCGGCTTCTGGCCATCCACAGAG CTTTGGAGTGGTGGGATGGCCACCCATAAGAACTTTCAGGATGAACAGCCTATTTAACCAGGCCAAAGAAAATGCCTCTGAGGCTGGCACAAAGAAGCCCGCTGCTGAAGCTGACATGCAGGAAGACAAGGAGGAGAGCAAGAAAGGACGGGTCGTTGGTTGGGTGAAGGTGAACATGGAAGGAGATATCATTGGAAGGAAGGTGGATCTCAACGCCCATCGATCCTACAAGACCCTTGCCTCAGCACTTGAACTCATGTTCATGAAGCCGTCCATCCGTCTTTGCACTTCTA GTAGTTCAAAGTCTCTTAAGCTATTGGACAACTCATCGGAGTATCAGCTCACCTATGAGGACAGGGATGGGGACTGGATGCTTGTTGGAGATGTTCCCTGGGA GATGTTTGTAGGTTCAGTGAAGAGACTCAAGATCATGAGGACTTCAGATGCCAACGGTCTCG GTCCGCGATTCCAAGGGGCTCACAGATCTACAGCAGCTTACACAAGAGGCAGGACTTGA
- the LOC136468027 gene encoding auxin-responsive protein IAA10-like isoform X1 translates to MRGGAGPTAAFISGEPPPAAAEEVEENSGGEEEDEEAVVGQDDDDLELGLCLGSKQQQQQPAPAPCRILTARDLQPGSLSPDSSVSSSSPAAGAGAAAPSKRAKADAASGHPQSSFGVVGWPPIRTFRMNSLFNQAKENASEAGTKKPAAEADMQEDKEESKKGRVVGWVKVNMEGDIIGRKVDLNAHRSYKTLASALELMFMKPSIRLCTSSSSKSLKLLDNSSEYQLTYEDRDGDWMLVGDVPWEMFVGSVKRLKIMRTSDANGLGPRFQGAHRSTAAYTRGRT, encoded by the exons ATGAGAGGAGGAGCGGGGCCCACGGCGGCGTTCATATCCGGCGAGCCGCCtccagccgccgcggaggaggtggaggagaactccggcggcgaggaggaggacgaggaggcggtgGTGGGTCAGGACGACGACGACCTGGAGCTGGGGCTCTGCCTCGGctccaagcagcagcagcagcagccggcgccggcgccgtgtcGGATCCTCACGGCCCGGGACCTGCAGCCGGGGTCCCTGTCGCCGGATTCCTCcgtgtcctcctcctcccccgcggCAGGTGCAGGTGCCGCGGCGCCCAGCAAGAGGGCCAAGGCGGATGCGGCTTCTGGCCATCCACAGAG CAGCTTTGGAGTGGTGGGATGGCCACCCATAAGAACTTTCAGGATGAACAGCCTATTTAACCAGGCCAAAGAAAATGCCTCTGAGGCTGGCACAAAGAAGCCCGCTGCTGAAGCTGACATGCAGGAAGACAAGGAGGAGAGCAAGAAAGGACGGGTCGTTGGTTGGGTGAAGGTGAACATGGAAGGAGATATCATTGGAAGGAAGGTGGATCTCAACGCCCATCGATCCTACAAGACCCTTGCCTCAGCACTTGAACTCATGTTCATGAAGCCGTCCATCCGTCTTTGCACTTCTA GTAGTTCAAAGTCTCTTAAGCTATTGGACAACTCATCGGAGTATCAGCTCACCTATGAGGACAGGGATGGGGACTGGATGCTTGTTGGAGATGTTCCCTGGGA GATGTTTGTAGGTTCAGTGAAGAGACTCAAGATCATGAGGACTTCAGATGCCAACGGTCTCG GTCCGCGATTCCAAGGGGCTCACAGATCTACAGCAGCTTACACAAGAGGCAGGACTTGA
- the LOC136466310 gene encoding uncharacterized protein → MSGRTLNDTGVENDPHVPGDLDGNDAIAGLPAGRPPCHRDSSPWLRPSLSLFLSLSRPSRAEPSATAARARASIGRPRPRRATTNAPRPEPAERHRGRPEPAPRRTTTNDPRPEAVQECHAPRPAPLPAPCRCPRLAARAASRPAPLRPRPGPLVGSCARVAPSPRLGLAPSCRPPPLASPAAVVPPTPVELDSPRVAPGIPRPPRATAVVGRATVGPATYSGDIPENVDVPPVAT, encoded by the exons ATGTCGGGTAGAACGCTCAATGACACTGGAGTCGAGAACGACCCCCACGTCCCCGGCGACCTGGACGGTAACGACGCCATTGCCGGCCTGCCGGCCGGGCGGCCGCCCTGCCACCGTGACTCCTCGCCCTG GCTCcgcccctctctttctctcttcctctccctctctcgccctagcagaGCAGAGCCGAGCGCCACCGCCGCCCGCGCACGCGCCTCCATCGGCCGTCCTCGCCCGCGCCGCGCCACCACGAACGCCCCACGCCCCGAGCCCGCCGAGCGCCACCGCGGCCGCCccgagcccgcgccgcgccgcaccACCACGAATGACCCGCGCCCCGAGGCCGTGCAGGAGTGCCATGCCCCGCGGCCGGCCCCCCTCCCCGCGCCGTGCCGTTGCCCGCGACTGGCCGCCCGCGCCGCGTCGCGGCCAGCGCCCCTCCGCCCGCGCCCCGGTCCCCTCGTCGGTTCCTGCGCCCGCGTCGCGCCCTCTCCTCGCCTTGGCCTTGCCCCGTCTTGCCGCCCACCACCATTGGCCTCGCCCGCGGCCGTCGTGCCTCCCACGCCCGTCGAGCTGGACTCGCCGCGCGTAGCCCCGGgcatcccgcgcccgccgcgcgccaccgctgtcGTCGGCCGCGCCACCGTCGGCCCCGCCACCTACAGCG gagacattcctgagaatgtggatgtgccccctgttgctacgTAA